In a single window of the Tellurirhabdus bombi genome:
- a CDS encoding redoxin domain-containing protein: protein MLSFIDTTIEDSDLYIIPQTFRKIVPIAPLKHRDKAPAFSLNRKQGIWQHLPAETTYLQSIQVKDLLQNSPLVVSFFSPGWNAYADRYLNHLKNLHVRIQQAGGNLLVLTTDSVDVLADFARKQSLSFSVAQDIDQAIAERFGVYSTSEPVWDRIAGITEDVPFPALFVLTPDQRIAFSYVDKDFVGEFPAETIVQAVAENAAPAEVIGYNRSAA, encoded by the coding sequence ATGCTTTCTTTCATTGATACCACCATCGAAGATTCAGATCTATATATAATTCCCCAGACTTTCCGGAAAATTGTGCCCATTGCCCCGCTTAAGCACCGTGATAAGGCGCCCGCATTCAGCCTGAATCGGAAGCAGGGAATCTGGCAGCATCTACCAGCAGAAACAACATACCTGCAATCGATCCAGGTAAAGGATTTACTTCAAAACTCTCCGCTGGTGGTTAGCTTCTTTAGCCCCGGCTGGAATGCCTACGCAGACCGCTACCTGAACCACTTGAAAAACCTGCATGTCCGCATCCAGCAGGCGGGCGGCAATTTGCTGGTTCTGACAACGGATTCGGTAGACGTCTTGGCAGACTTTGCCCGGAAGCAGTCCCTTTCTTTTTCTGTAGCGCAGGATATTGATCAAGCCATTGCCGAGCGCTTCGGCGTTTACTCCACTAGTGAGCCGGTCTGGGATCGCATTGCGGGCATCACCGAAGATGTTCCCTTCCCCGCTCTTTTTGTCCTCACACCAGACCAACGCATTGCATTCAGTTACGTCGACAAAGATTTCGTGGGGGAATTTCCGGCAGAGACCATTGTTCAGGCGGTAGCCGAAAACGCTGCCCCTGCCGAAGTAATCGGTTACAATCGTTCAGCGGCTTAG
- a CDS encoding alpha/beta hydrolase family protein, whose protein sequence is MNLTRMSLIRYVSLIPVFLFWSSPGQAQDNSNALSWKMNTAYNAYLMRDVHQQFADRKKALTQAMASKQAITQYRDKARERYRKLLGNFGQKTDLRSQVVGTTQYDGFRIERIIFESVPNRHVTANLYIPTGKGPFPATLILSGHGMSGKVSDQKTALAFVLNGIAALAVDPIGQGERVQLADSVGKALTRGSTTEHTLLNVGSNLVGMSVAAYEYWDNMRALDYLETRQDVDKNRLGCIGSSGGGTQTTYLIGLDDRIKIASVCSYVSQRERTLELSGPSDGCQHIPYEGREHLEIGDFLVMFAPKPLLIMSGYYDFVDYWSAARVFDELKGVYGVFGEKEKVGMFSLEGGHGMPKPKREAAVTWFRTWFFNDKKPVKEKDMPPLAEKDLLCTTTGQCLTAFAQEVSIPEANYEMVQRTALQRADFGKKGKGEVRAKVMELLGIELPKESVVVEATGSASARNYTLKKYQLIREGQMPVPCLVLYPEAVKPNSKLVVLLNENGKSEVMASEKMLESFVNRGEILVLADLRGFGETSDPAELNDTKYWNREYRNAMISLHTGKPIMGQRVIDLFSVLDFINADANLKNHTVKVVANGAYGPAVVHAAYLDQRIGEAEISRSIKTFAQLVQQPMQRDAYSHVLYGVLGYYDLPDLVRQAGSQRVRFVD, encoded by the coding sequence ATGAATTTGACGCGTATGTCTTTAATCCGGTATGTATCGCTCATACCGGTTTTTCTTTTTTGGAGCAGTCCGGGCCAGGCGCAGGATAACTCAAACGCGCTTTCCTGGAAAATGAATACGGCCTACAATGCCTACCTGATGCGTGATGTACACCAGCAATTTGCTGATCGGAAAAAAGCGCTCACCCAGGCCATGGCTTCGAAGCAGGCCATAACGCAATACCGCGACAAAGCCAGGGAGCGCTACCGCAAGCTGCTGGGGAACTTCGGCCAGAAAACGGATTTACGGAGCCAGGTTGTGGGCACTACCCAGTATGACGGGTTTCGGATTGAGCGGATTATTTTCGAAAGTGTCCCGAATCGGCACGTAACGGCCAACCTATACATCCCGACGGGCAAAGGTCCTTTTCCGGCGACGCTGATTTTGTCGGGACACGGCATGTCCGGGAAAGTATCCGATCAGAAAACGGCGTTGGCTTTCGTGCTTAATGGCATCGCTGCACTGGCGGTTGACCCCATCGGGCAAGGAGAGCGCGTTCAGTTAGCGGACAGCGTCGGGAAGGCGCTCACGCGCGGATCGACCACGGAGCATACCTTGCTCAATGTAGGCTCCAATCTGGTTGGAATGAGTGTGGCCGCGTATGAATACTGGGATAACATGCGGGCGCTGGATTACCTGGAAACGCGGCAGGACGTGGATAAAAATCGTCTGGGGTGCATTGGCAGTTCGGGCGGGGGAACGCAAACAACGTACCTGATCGGGTTGGATGATCGCATCAAGATAGCTTCCGTTTGCAGTTATGTTTCGCAGCGGGAGCGGACCCTTGAGCTGAGCGGCCCTTCGGATGGCTGCCAGCACATTCCGTATGAGGGCAGAGAGCATCTGGAAATCGGTGATTTTCTGGTCATGTTTGCGCCAAAGCCCCTGCTGATTATGTCAGGCTATTACGATTTTGTGGATTATTGGAGTGCGGCCCGCGTCTTTGATGAATTGAAAGGCGTATACGGCGTGTTCGGTGAAAAAGAGAAAGTGGGCATGTTCTCGCTGGAAGGTGGACACGGGATGCCTAAACCCAAACGAGAAGCCGCCGTTACCTGGTTCAGAACCTGGTTTTTCAACGATAAAAAGCCGGTCAAAGAAAAGGACATGCCGCCCTTAGCGGAAAAGGACTTGCTTTGTACCACTACGGGTCAATGCCTTACAGCTTTCGCCCAGGAAGTAAGCATTCCTGAAGCCAATTACGAAATGGTGCAGCGCACAGCTTTGCAACGAGCAGATTTTGGTAAAAAAGGAAAAGGCGAAGTTCGGGCTAAAGTGATGGAATTGCTGGGCATTGAGCTGCCGAAAGAGAGCGTTGTTGTCGAAGCCACGGGCTCTGCTTCCGCCCGAAATTATACCCTGAAGAAATACCAGCTTATTCGGGAAGGACAAATGCCGGTGCCTTGCCTGGTGCTTTATCCCGAAGCGGTGAAGCCGAATAGCAAGCTGGTTGTGCTGCTGAACGAGAACGGGAAAAGTGAAGTGATGGCGAGTGAAAAAATGCTGGAAAGTTTTGTGAACCGGGGCGAAATCCTCGTGCTGGCCGACCTCAGAGGGTTTGGGGAAACCAGCGATCCCGCCGAATTGAACGACACCAAATACTGGAACCGGGAATACCGAAACGCCATGATTAGCCTGCATACCGGAAAGCCCATCATGGGGCAGCGCGTGATCGATCTGTTTTCGGTACTGGATTTTATTAACGCAGACGCCAATCTGAAAAACCACACGGTTAAAGTGGTCGCTAACGGGGCGTATGGTCCGGCCGTGGTGCACGCGGCTTACCTGGATCAACGCATTGGCGAGGCGGAGATTTCACGTTCCATTAAAACGTTTGCGCAGCTTGTTCAGCAACCCATGCAGCGGGATGCTTACAGCCATGTTCTGTATGGTGTATTAGGGTATTATGATTTACCCGATCTGGTCCGGCAGGCAGGTAGCCAACGCGTTCGGTTTGTCGACTAA